The genomic DNA CAAGTGGCCGGCACCGAGGTGGCGGTGATCGCGGTCGAGCAAGCCGGCGGCGCGGTGAAGTTCAGCTTCCGCAGCCGGCCGGCGGCCAATGGTGGCCAGCTCGATTGTCGGCTACTGGCCGAGCAATTTGGGGGCGGCGGTCACAAGGCGGCGGCCGGCGCGACGCTGCGCGAGCCGCTGATGGCCGCGCGGTCGAAAGTGCTTGAAGCGGTCCGCGCCGCGATGGGGTGAGCCGTTCGGCGCTCTCGCAGGAGAATTTGAACCGCAAAGACGCAAAGATCGCAAAGCGGACATTTTGAATCGCAGAGGGCGCAGAGGATCGCGGAGAAAGGGTTTTAGCTTTCCTTTCCCTGCGTTCCTCTGCGCCCTCTGCGTTTAGTCTCCTTGCATTTCCTTTGCGTTCTTTGCGTCTTTGCGGTGAAAAACTCCCCGAAGAATTGGGCACCCAGCCCGCTTCCGCCAGGGTGTAGGAATCGTCGCTACGGCGATTTACACTAGACGGCGCAAGACGCCCCCGCCCTTTGCCGCGGCCCGTTTGCCCTGAACCTCTCACCTTTTGGAAGGCGGCACGCCATGAGTGACGAAATTCCGCTGGCCCCGTTGCCCGACAAGCCAGCCACCAAGTATTCGACCCCCCAGGCCCCGGAAACTCCGCCGCGGCGCGGCTTCTTTAGCGGGGCGGCCTCGATCGCCATCGGCGCGTTGATCGGCGTGGTGCCGACGGCGGCCGGGTTGGCCACGCTGTTCGATCCGCTCAGACGGAAGGGGAGCGGAGCGAAGCTGCTGCGCGTCGCCTCGCTCGACACCTTGCCCACCAGCGGCGAGCCGCGGGCGTTTCCGATCTTGGCCGATTACGTCGACGCCTGGAACCGGCTGCCGAACCAGCCGATCGGGACGGTTTATCTGCGCCGCTTGCCGGGAACCGACAAGGTCGAGGCATTCAACGCCACCTGTCCGCACGCCGGATGCATGGTCTCGTTCAAGCCCGAGCGCAATCAGTTCCAGTGTCCGTGTCATACCAGCGCGTTTGAAGCCGATGGCAGCCGCGTGATGCCGTGCGTCTCGCCGCGCGACCTGGACGGCTTGAAGTGCGAAGTGCGCAAGGAAGAGGGACAACCGGTGGTGTACGTCGCGTTTGAGAACTTCTACTCGGGCATGCACGAAAAGAAGGCCAAAGCATGAGAGCGCTGCTTGACTGGTTGGACGATCGAACCGGCATTCGCGAGCTGCTGCACGAGGCGCTGTACGAGCGCATTCCCGGGCACGCGCGGTGGCGCTACGTGTGGGGGAGCACGCTGGTGTTCGCCTTCACCGTGCAGTTGATCACCGGCGTGTTCTTGTGGATGAGCTACAGCCCCAGCAGCCAGACTGCCTGGGAAAGCGTCTATTACATCCAAAACGAGATGTGGGGAGGCTGGCTGCTGCGCGGCATTCACCACTTCATGGCCCAAGCCATGATCGTGCTGCTGGCGTTGCACTTGCTGCAAGTGGTCATCGACGGCGCGTATCGCGCCCCGCGAGAGGTGAACTTCTGGCTCGGCTTGATCCTGATGAAGATCGTGCTCGGGCTGTCGCTGACCGGCTACCTGCTGCCCTGGGATCAGAAGGGTTACTGGGCCACCCGCGTGGCGACCAACCTGATGAGCCTGGTCCCGTTTGTCGGCACCGATATTCAGCGCGTGGTCGTCGGCGGGGCCGACTATGGGCACCATACGCTGACGCGGTTCTTTGCGCTGCACGCGGGCGTGCTGCCCGGGTTGCTGATTTTCTTCCTGGTGCTGCACATCGCGATCTTCCGCCGGCACGGCATTCACGCCAAGGATCCCAAGAAGGGGGTCGAGACGACGTTCTGGCCCGACCAGGTGTTGAAGGACTCGGTGGCGTGTCTGGCGGTGCTGCTGGTGGTGCTGTTCTTCGTGGTCCGACCGGCGCTGTTCGGCGCGCAGGTCGGCGAGCACCCGGGACACTTGCTGGGGGCCGAGTTGGGCGCGCCGGCCGATCCGGCAAACCAGTACTCGGCGGCGCGACCGGAGTGGTACTTCCTGTTCCTGTTTCAGTTCTTGAAGTACTTCCCGGGGGATAAAGAGATTTACGGCGCGCTGGTGATCCCGGGGCTGCTGATGCTGGGCCTGGCGCTGATGCCGATTGTCGGTCGTTGGAAGCTGGGGCATCGGTTCAACGTGCTGTACATCCTGATGCTGCTGCTCGGCGCTGGCGCGCTGACCGGCGTGGCCTGGTACGACGACAATATGGCTCGGTTCGAAACCAACGTGCCGGTGCTGGCCACGGACGCGAAGCGCAAGGAATCGCAAGGCTACCTCGAAGCGGTGGCTGACGCCGAGCAACAGACGCACCGCGCGCTCGAGTTGGCCTCGGCGCCGTCGGGCATTCCGCCGGCCGGCGCGGTCTCGCTGATGCGCAGAGACCCCATGACCGAAGGGCCGCGGCTGTTCGCGCGCTATTGCGCCAGTTGCCACAGCCACACGAACCCGCAAGGCGTCGGCATCAAGGCGCCCGAGTCGTCGGCGCCGAACCTGTATGGCTTTGCCAGCCGGCAATGGATCGCTCGGGTGCTCGACCCGGCGCACGTGGGCGGCCCGGAAATGTTTGGCAACACCAAGCACAAGGAAGGGGACATGGTGACCTTCGTCCGCGACACGTTGGCCAAGGAAGACAAAGCGCAAGTCGCCAAGGTCGTGGCCGCCCTGTCGGCCGAAGCGGCGCTGCCCGAGCAGGCCGCGGCGGACAAGCGCGACGCTGCCCAGATCACCGAGGGGCGCGAGCTGGTGGCCAAGCTGAGTTGCACTGACTGTCACAAGTACAACGACGAAGGGTCGCTAGGGACCGCTCCCGATCTGACCGATTACGGGTCCGAAGAGTGGCTGACGGAGTTCATCTCGAACCCGGCCCACGAGCGGTTCTACGGCGACCGGAACGACCGGATGCCGGCCTTTGCCGACGGGGACGAGCCGACGCGGCACACGATCTGGGCCCACGACTTGCGGCTGTTGGTGATGTGGCTGCGCGGGGACTGGTACCGGGCCGAGGGCAAATGACGAAGCCCGATTGATGAAGATAATTCGACCACGACGACACGACATGGGTAGTGATGAATGATGAGTGCTGAGTGATGAATGCGGAAGGGAAGCGCGCGGGCCCATGACCCTGCGGCTAAACCGCAAGCGTGTTTCACTCCCGCGCTCCCCTCCCATGTCTTTCTTTGTGCCCTTCGCGTCTTTGCGGTTCAATTTTCTTCGTATTTTCCGGCGTCGTGCCCGTTGTGTCGTCGTGGTCGATTTTCCTTCCTTCTTCGGACGTTATCTGGCCGACTCTTTTCGGCCGGGCGGGTTTGAGCTACGCTCTGTGCGTCGCACGCGGCTCGCGGTAGGGATGCCCGGCGAATCACTCGTATTGAGAGTGTCCTCGGGCGGACTCCTTTCAATGGCGTGGAACCTCTCTAAGTACAGGAGCTGTTCGAATGACCCAACGCCAGGCAGGCGCGCCGAGTTGCGACTCGGCCCAAGTAGCCACTTCTTGTGAGTCAAACGGTTGGCGTCTCGACATCGCGCGCGGACTGAGATTCATATTCACAGTCGCGGTCCTGTCGCTGCCCGGCGCGTTGGCCTGGGCCGAGGATCCCAAGCCGAGCGCGCCTGCGCCGGTGGCCACGCTCGACAAGGCCGATCAGGCCTGGATGCTGATGTCGTGCGCGCTCGTCTTCTTGATGACCGCGCCGGGGCTGGCGTTGTTCTACAGCGGCCTCGTGCGCAAGAAGAACGTGCTGGGCGTGATGATGCAGTGCCTGATGCTGGCCGGGCTGATGACCGTGCTGTGGGGACTGTATGGCTACTCGCTGTCGTTTGGCGGCGCGCCCGGCGAGGCGGGCTTCAGTCCCTGGGTTGGCAACGGGGACTTTGTGCTGATGCGGAACGTCACCTCGACGTTCAACGAAGCGACC from Planctomycetota bacterium includes the following:
- a CDS encoding Rieske 2Fe-2S domain-containing protein, which translates into the protein MSDEIPLAPLPDKPATKYSTPQAPETPPRRGFFSGAASIAIGALIGVVPTAAGLATLFDPLRRKGSGAKLLRVASLDTLPTSGEPRAFPILADYVDAWNRLPNQPIGTVYLRRLPGTDKVEAFNATCPHAGCMVSFKPERNQFQCPCHTSAFEADGSRVMPCVSPRDLDGLKCEVRKEEGQPVVYVAFENFYSGMHEKKAKA
- a CDS encoding cytochrome b N-terminal domain-containing protein, with protein sequence MRALLDWLDDRTGIRELLHEALYERIPGHARWRYVWGSTLVFAFTVQLITGVFLWMSYSPSSQTAWESVYYIQNEMWGGWLLRGIHHFMAQAMIVLLALHLLQVVIDGAYRAPREVNFWLGLILMKIVLGLSLTGYLLPWDQKGYWATRVATNLMSLVPFVGTDIQRVVVGGADYGHHTLTRFFALHAGVLPGLLIFFLVLHIAIFRRHGIHAKDPKKGVETTFWPDQVLKDSVACLAVLLVVLFFVVRPALFGAQVGEHPGHLLGAELGAPADPANQYSAARPEWYFLFLFQFLKYFPGDKEIYGALVIPGLLMLGLALMPIVGRWKLGHRFNVLYILMLLLGAGALTGVAWYDDNMARFETNVPVLATDAKRKESQGYLEAVADAEQQTHRALELASAPSGIPPAGAVSLMRRDPMTEGPRLFARYCASCHSHTNPQGVGIKAPESSAPNLYGFASRQWIARVLDPAHVGGPEMFGNTKHKEGDMVTFVRDTLAKEDKAQVAKVVAALSAEAALPEQAAADKRDAAQITEGRELVAKLSCTDCHKYNDEGSLGTAPDLTDYGSEEWLTEFISNPAHERFYGDRNDRMPAFADGDEPTRHTIWAHDLRLLVMWLRGDWYRAEGK